The nucleotide window TTCATAGGGACCACCCGCCACGGTACACCCGATGAACAGTCGCGGTCGCACACGCCACGAAGTCGACCGAGGCGCGATCCGATGAGCGACCGCCGGGACGAGCACGCGGACGAGATCCGCGCCCTCGACGACCGAACGGTCCGCGAGATCGCCGCCGGCGAGGTCGTCGAACGCCCCGCCTCCGTCGTGAAGGAACTCGTCGAGAACGCTCTGGACGCGGGCGCCGGGCGCGTCGCCGTCGCCGTGGAGAACGGCGGCATCGACGGCATCCGGGTCCGGGACGACGGCGCGGGGATGTCCCCCGACCAGCTCCCGAAGGCCGTCGCCAAGCACGCGACGAGCAAGCTCGGCGACATCGGCGACCTCGACTCGGGCGTCGCCACGCTTGGCTTCCGCGGCGAGGCGCTCCACACCGTCGGCGCAGTGGCGGAGCTGACGGTGCGCTCGCGCCCGCCGGAGGCCGACGCCGGTGCGGAACTGACCGTGGACCACGGCGACGACGGCGGCGTCGAGCCGGCGGGCTGTCCGGTCGGCACGACCGTCGAGGTGCGTGACCTGTTCGGCGAGACGCCCGCGCGCCGGAAGTTCCTCAAGACGCCCGCGACCGAGTTCGACCGGATCAACGCGGTCGTCTCGGCGTACGCGCTCGCCAACCCCGACGTGGCCGTCTCGCTGGAGCACGACGGCCGCGAGGTGTTCGCCTCGAACGGCGACGGGAACCTCCGCTCGGCCGTGCTCGCGGTGTACGGCCGGGAGGTCACGGAGTCGATGGTCGACGTCGACCGCGAGGGGGACGCCGGCGTCTCCGTCTCCGGACTCGTCTCCCACCCCGAGACGACCCGCGCGGGTCGGGAGTACCTCACGACGTTCGTGAACGACCGCTGGGTGCGCGACGGCGACCTCCGCGGTGCCGTCGTCGACGCCTACGGCGGCCAACTCGCCCCCGACCGCTACCCGTTCGCCGCCCTGTTCGTGGAGGTGCCGGCCGGCGCCGTCGACGTGAACGTCCACCCCCGGAAGACCGAGGTCCGCTTCGACGACGACGCCGGGGTCGTGGGGGCGGTCCGCTCGGCGGTCCGCGAGGCGCTGCTGGACCACGGGCTCGTCCGGAGCTCCGCCCCGCGAGGTCGTTCCGCGCCCGACGAGGCCGCGGTGGATCCCGAAGTCGTCGGCGGTGCGGGGACCGAGCACGAGCGGGCGGCCGCGGACGCAAGAGGCGACGTCGAAGCAGGTGACCACGCGACGCCCGACACGACCTCCTCGGTGCTCGACGCATGGGGCGGTTCGTCCGCGACGGGGCCGGAACGAACGGAGGACGATAATATTCCGGACGACCCGGTCGACGATGTCAGCTCCGGCGCTGATTCCCCGGCGGAGACCGATACGGTCGCCGAGTCTGCGACTAAATCCTCATCCGACGATCCCGCCGGAACTGAGGCGACCGACCGCCCCACCGACCACCCGGTCCGCCGGCCGGGCCAAGGCGCGTCGGGGGCCGACCGGCCGTCACCGCGCGGGTGGCAGAACCCGGACCCCGAAGACGACGACCGGGGGTGGAGCGCGCCCCGCCAGTCGACCCTCGGCGGGGGCACCACCGACGAGCGGTCGGAGCACGACTCCCTGCCGGCGATGCGCGTACTCGGCCAGTACGACGGGACGTACGTCGTCTGCGAGACTGACGAGGGGCTGGTGCTCGTCGACCAGCACGCCGCCGACGAGCGGGTGAACTACGAGCGCCTCCGGGCGGCCGCGCGGCGCGACGCGCCCGCACAGACGCTCTCACAGCCGGTGGAGCTAGAACTCACCGCCCGCGAGGCCGAACTGTTCGAGACGTTCCGCGACGCGCTCCGCGAGGTCGGCTTCGCGGCCGAGCGCGCGGGCGACCGGACCGTCGCCGTCACCGCCGTCCCGGCCGTGTTCGACGCGACGCTCGACCCGGACCTCCTGCGGGACGTGCTCGCGGCGTTCGCCGACGAGGTCGCCGCGGACGACCGGCCGGTCGCGGCGGTGGCCGACGCCCTGCTCGCGGACCTCGCGTGCTACCCCTCGGTCACGGGGAACACCTCGCTCACCGAGGGCTCCGTGGCGGACCTGCTCGCCGCGCTCGACGACTGCGAGAACCCGTACGCTTGCCCGCACGGCCGACCCGTGCTCGTGGAGTTCGGCCGCGGCGAGATCGAGGACCGGTTCGAACGGGACTACCCCGGCCACGCGGGTCGACGCGAGGAGTAACTTCGCGGTCGGACCTCGCGGGTGTCGTGCGGCACGGCCCGATGCGCAGTCACCACAGGTCGCGAACGCGGGCCGGACCGTCGACGTCGTCCAGCACCGCGGAGACGCCGGCCGGCACGTCCTCCCGCCAGGAGTCGTCGCCCGCGGCCATCCGTCGACGGATCTCCGTCCCGCTCACGGTCCGTTCGGCGCGGACCGTCCGCACCTCCCGTCCGTGCTCGCGCAGGCGGTCGGCCTTCACCTCGTGCCAGTCCTCCAGCACCCTGAGGAAGTGGACCGCGTCGGCGGGCGCGTAGTGCTCCCAGAGTTCGGGGCGGTTCACCGGGAACGGGAGCACGCGAACTGGAACGCCGAGGTCGGCGTCGGCGACGGCGGCGCTGATCATCCGGTCCCGCTCGTGGTACCGGAACGGGTTGTTCCGGGGTTCGCTGCGCTCCGGGTCGGCCGACTCGTCGCGGACGTGCGAGGGGTCGGCGTTCGTCACCCCGACGAACAGTTCGTCGCACTCGTCGGCCGCCCACCGGAGGTACGCGAGGTGGCCGCCGTGGAACGGCTGGAAGCGTCCGTGGACGTGCCCGACGATTTCCCGGCTCACGCGGAGTCACGCTCCCCGAGTCCCCCGTCCCACCGCGCTGCGCGCTCGACGTACCGGGAGGCCTCACACCCCGGTGCAGCAGAGAGCCGCGGGCCGCCCCTGACGACCGTCCCGAGTCGCGTCGGTCGTGAACCCGATACCTCGACGAGTCGGTCGGCAACCCGATCGAGGGCGCCGGACCGCGCGACGATCGCCAGCGGGCCGTTCGTCTCGACGGTGACGTCGGGCACGGTCCACGCGTCGGCGACCTCGTCGACGCCGGGGAGCAGCGGAAGCGCCTCGACCCGGAGGGACCGCCCGGCGTCGGCGACGACCCGCCCGATGCCCGCGACCCCCTCGCCTGACACGTCCGTGACGCGGGCGACGTGGCGGTCGGGGTCGAACGGCTCGCCCGAGTCAGGTCGAAAGGATGCCAGCGCCTCCGCGATCGGTCGCGTGTCGGTCCGCAGCCGTTCGAGTCCGCGCTCGCGGAACTCCCTGTCATCGGATGCTACGCCGTGAGCGAAGAGCGCCAGCCCTCCGAGCGGACGGGTGAGCAGGACCTCGACCCCGGGTTCGAGCGGGGGGCGAGCCGGCGCACGCTGTGCGACCGCGCGGACGCTCGCGCCGAACAGCCACCCCCCACCGTCGTGTTCGACGGTCGCCGGCCGAAGCGCCGTCGCGTCCACCGGAACCGAGTCGTCGGTCCACGTTGCGACGGTGTCGTCCGCGGGCAGTTCACCGCGCGGTGCGGCGACGAGCGGTCGGACCTCGCGGTCGGCGACGGCGCCGACGGCGTGGAGGTCGTTGCAGGCGTTCAGGATCGCGATCCGGAGCGACTCGGCGGGCGACAGTCCGGGGAAACCGTGGATAACGTCGACGCTCGCCGCCAGCACGCCGTCGCGCCGCGGCCCTCGCGGGCGGAGGTGTTCGAGCCAGAGCGCCCCGTCGTCGGCACCCGGAACCTGCACGGCGTGGCCCTTCCCGATCGTGACCGGCTGGCCGTCGAGGGCGGCGTACGCCTCGCCCACGGCCCCGGCGAACCGCTCGGAGTCCGCGAGTCGGTCGCCGGCGAACGCGGCGGCGAGGGTCCACGCTTCCCCGTCGTCCGTCGGCCCGGTCGGCGCTCGACCGTTCAGCGCCACGACCTCGGTGTCCGACTCGACGCGGTCGCATCGCGGGAGCAGGGCGGCGTCCCGGTCGGGGCCGAGCGACACCGACGTGTCCGCGAGTCGGGAGCGGATGCGCTCGCGGGCGGGGAGCACGACCCGGTCGAGCGGCGTCTTGCCCGCACAGCCGCACCGAACGGCGGCCTCGCGGTTCATTCCTCGGGCCATAGCGGTCGAACCTCCCGCGTCGGGTAGTCGGGAACTCGCGGCGACCGCCGGAGGCCGTCGAGCAGCACCCGATCCGCCGCCGACCGTGCGATCCGGAGGAAGTCGCGCCCGCGGACGCGCCCCAGTCCGCCCCCCGCGGCGGGGCGCTCGCCCGTCGCGGTCACGTCGTCGGTCCGGACCGACTCGGCCGCCACCGTCAGCGGCACGGGCTCGCCCGAGTGGACCACGTCCTCGGTGCTCGGGGTCGTGTGGTCCGCCGTGACGACCGTGACGAGCTTCGGGTCCGCGAGAGCGCGCTCGACGACCGGTTCCAGCGACGCGTCGATGGCTTCCAGTTCGTCGCGCTTGGCCGCGGGACCGGCCGCGTGGGACACCTCGTCCGGTTCGGGGTAATGGACGTGGACGAACTCGTTCGCCTCGACGGCCGCGAGCGCGGCGTCCGCGCGGGCGTCGTACCCCTCGGGCGGGTCCTCGTGGGTGATGCCGAGGGTTCGCGCGAGGCCGGTCAGCACCGGCTTCGGCGTGAGACTCGCCGCGTCGAGGCCGTGTCGTTCGCGGAAGGGTTCGGGTTTGGTCGGGGCGCCCGCCCACTTTGAGAGGACCACGTCCGCGGGCGATTTTTCGGTTCGGCCGAGGGGTTCGCCGGCGTCGGCGAGCACCTCGCGCGTTCGACGGGTGTACGTCCGGAGCGCCGACGCGGTTCGCTCGGCGGCGTCCGGGTCGGCGGCATCCGCGAGCGGTTCGGCCGCGAGGACGGGGAACCCCGTGGCGAACGGGTCCACGTCGGTCACGTCGGGCGAGAGCGTGTTCGGCGATTCGACGGTCACCAGCCCGCGGTTCTTCCAGGTGTACTCGAACGAGACGGTCGCCTCCGTCGTCTCGACGCGGGCGACGCCCTCGCGCTCGGCCAGCGCCGGGAAGTCGGCGGCGTCGCCCGGGAGGTGTCGGTCGACGATGGTGGGTCCGTCGAGTTCGGCGAAGGAGGCGGAGCAGACGACGCTTCCCGGCTTCGGGTCGCGGCCGAATCCTCTTGCCTCCAGCACCCCGCGACCAGGAACCTCGGCGAGGTCGTAGCCGAACAGGATGGTGTGCGCGCGGTCGCTCGACAGTGGCGTCCCCGGCGCCGAGACGTCCATCTGGCCGTTGATGCCCGCGGCGGTGAGGCGGTCGAGGTTCGGCGTGTCGGCCGCCTCCAGGGGAGTCCGGCCGTCCAGCGCCGGCGCGGTGCGGTCCGCGGCGCCGTCGAGCAACAGGAGGAGGATCCGTCGGTCCTTCCCGCGCATCTCAGTTCTCCTCCCGGCGGGTCCCGCTGGGTCTCACGCTCCGCATCTCACTCCAGCCCGAGGGTGCGCGCGATGGTTCGCTTCTGCACCTCGGTCGTGCCGGCCGGGATGCGCAGGTTCCGCGCAACCCGGAAGACGCGCTCGACGCCGCCGGCGCGCATCAGGCCGTAGCCGCCGAGCACCTGGATCGCCCGGTCGGACCAGTCGAACAGCCGGTCCTCGGGGTAGTACTTCAGCATCGAGAGCCGGCGCCTGGCCGCCTCGGGCTGGCGGAGGTCCGCGAGGTCGGCCATCCCCTCGTACTCCGCGAGCATCGTGGTCGCCATGTTGCGGACCGCGTGGATCTCGGTGGCCGTCTCGGCGATGGGCCACTGGATCGCCTGGTTGCTCCCGATGGGCTCGCCGAACGTCTCGCGCTCCTTCGCGTACGAGAGCATCCGGTCGAGCAGGTACCGGCCCATGCCGACGCACATGCCGGGGCGGCACGCCCGCCGCCAGTTCACCCAGGTCAGCGCGAGCGGGAGGCCGTCGCCGATCTCGCCGACGAGCTGGTCGTCGCCGACCCGGCAGTCCTCGAGGTGGACGTCGGCGGTGATGCCGTCCATCATGATGTTCTCGTTCATCCGCCCGACCTCGTATCCCGGGTTGTCGGTGTCAACGAGGAACATCGCCATCCCCTCGGTCCCGTCCGCCTGATCAGTCCTGGCGAGCACCTGCGCGGTGTCGGCGTACACCGCGTTCGTGATGTAGCGCTTGTGCCCGTCGATGACCCACTCGTCGCCGTCCCTCCTCGCCTCCGTCTCGATGGCCGTCACGTCGGAGCCCGCGTTCGGCTCCGTGATGCAGATGCACGCGGACTCGGTCCCGTCGACGAGCGGATCGAGCCACTCCGCCCGCTGGTCGTCGTCGAGGTGGGTGAGCATGGGCGAGGGACCTTCCGTCCACGCCATGACCGCCCGCGCGAGACTCGACCCGAACCCGGTGCCGTACCGGAAGACGGCCTCCTGCACGTAGAAGTGCTTGACCGGGGAGAGCCCGCCGCCGCCCACCTCCTCGGGCATGTGGAGCGCGTAGACGCCGGCCTCCCCCGCCCGCTCCTCGATCTCGTCGCGCAGGGCGCGCGCCTCGGGGGTCATCCGGCCCTCGTCGTCGAGGTAGTCGAGCGGGCCGCCGACGTGCTCTGCGTGCTCCTCCTCGAAGGGGAGCACCTCCTCCTCGATGAACGTCAGCACGCGGTCGACGACCGGTTCGACGTCCTCGGGGACCGCGAACTCGTCGGCGAGCGCGTCGTCCCTCGGGATGCTCGTCATTGTCTATCGTGACCCTTCGCCGGCCCATAAGCCCACCGTCGCCCCCCACGAGTCGCCGGAATTTTCACGAACCGTGCAATCGACGCCCGACTTTATGTCACCGGGAGAAGAGGGGCGACCATGTATTCGACCGTTCTGCTCCCCACCGACGGGAGCGAGGGCGCGGCGGTCGGGGTCGACGTCGGCCTCCGGCTGGCGGCCCGACACGACGCGACCGTCCACGCGCTCTTCGTGATC belongs to Halorarum halophilum and includes:
- the mutL gene encoding DNA mismatch repair endonuclease MutL, which produces MSDRRDEHADEIRALDDRTVREIAAGEVVERPASVVKELVENALDAGAGRVAVAVENGGIDGIRVRDDGAGMSPDQLPKAVAKHATSKLGDIGDLDSGVATLGFRGEALHTVGAVAELTVRSRPPEADAGAELTVDHGDDGGVEPAGCPVGTTVEVRDLFGETPARRKFLKTPATEFDRINAVVSAYALANPDVAVSLEHDGREVFASNGDGNLRSAVLAVYGREVTESMVDVDREGDAGVSVSGLVSHPETTRAGREYLTTFVNDRWVRDGDLRGAVVDAYGGQLAPDRYPFAALFVEVPAGAVDVNVHPRKTEVRFDDDAGVVGAVRSAVREALLDHGLVRSSAPRGRSAPDEAAVDPEVVGGAGTEHERAAADARGDVEAGDHATPDTTSSVLDAWGGSSATGPERTEDDNIPDDPVDDVSSGADSPAETDTVAESATKSSSDDPAGTEATDRPTDHPVRRPGQGASGADRPSPRGWQNPDPEDDDRGWSAPRQSTLGGGTTDERSEHDSLPAMRVLGQYDGTYVVCETDEGLVLVDQHAADERVNYERLRAAARRDAPAQTLSQPVELELTAREAELFETFRDALREVGFAAERAGDRTVAVTAVPAVFDATLDPDLLRDVLAAFADEVAADDRPVAAVADALLADLACYPSVTGNTSLTEGSVADLLAALDDCENPYACPHGRPVLVEFGRGEIEDRFERDYPGHAGRREE
- a CDS encoding adenylyltransferase/cytidyltransferase family protein — encoded protein: MSREIVGHVHGRFQPFHGGHLAYLRWAADECDELFVGVTNADPSHVRDESADPERSEPRNNPFRYHERDRMISAAVADADLGVPVRVLPFPVNRPELWEHYAPADAVHFLRVLEDWHEVKADRLREHGREVRTVRAERTVSGTEIRRRMAAGDDSWREDVPAGVSAVLDDVDGPARVRDLW
- a CDS encoding alkaline phosphatase family protein is translated as MRGKDRRILLLLLDGAADRTAPALDGRTPLEAADTPNLDRLTAAGINGQMDVSAPGTPLSSDRAHTILFGYDLAEVPGRGVLEARGFGRDPKPGSVVCSASFAELDGPTIVDRHLPGDAADFPALAEREGVARVETTEATVSFEYTWKNRGLVTVESPNTLSPDVTDVDPFATGFPVLAAEPLADAADPDAAERTASALRTYTRRTREVLADAGEPLGRTEKSPADVVLSKWAGAPTKPEPFRERHGLDAASLTPKPVLTGLARTLGITHEDPPEGYDARADAALAAVEANEFVHVHYPEPDEVSHAAGPAAKRDELEAIDASLEPVVERALADPKLVTVVTADHTTPSTEDVVHSGEPVPLTVAAESVRTDDVTATGERPAAGGGLGRVRGRDFLRIARSAADRVLLDGLRRSPRVPDYPTREVRPLWPEE
- a CDS encoding acyl-CoA dehydrogenase family protein: MTSIPRDDALADEFAVPEDVEPVVDRVLTFIEEEVLPFEEEHAEHVGGPLDYLDDEGRMTPEARALRDEIEERAGEAGVYALHMPEEVGGGGLSPVKHFYVQEAVFRYGTGFGSSLARAVMAWTEGPSPMLTHLDDDQRAEWLDPLVDGTESACICITEPNAGSDVTAIETEARRDGDEWVIDGHKRYITNAVYADTAQVLARTDQADGTEGMAMFLVDTDNPGYEVGRMNENIMMDGITADVHLEDCRVGDDQLVGEIGDGLPLALTWVNWRRACRPGMCVGMGRYLLDRMLSYAKERETFGEPIGSNQAIQWPIAETATEIHAVRNMATTMLAEYEGMADLADLRQPEAARRRLSMLKYYPEDRLFDWSDRAIQVLGGYGLMRAGGVERVFRVARNLRIPAGTTEVQKRTIARTLGLE